In the Procambarus clarkii isolate CNS0578487 chromosome 70, FALCON_Pclarkii_2.0, whole genome shotgun sequence genome, TATCAACTGTGTGCATTCATAAGCAAATATTTTTTACGCATAATATTGAGTGCAGTTCAGTATTACGTCACCTGTTAGGAGGTAAAGGATAAGTTTCCACAGCTGCCATGGACCACAAGAGCAGCTAGAGCAGAACCTCGAAACTGATGCAATTTGCATACCTTTActgtatttaaaaaatatatttaccATACAAAATAAATTTCACAACTTAATTTTTCAAGATGTTGAGTACAGTACTTAATTACAGGTACTGTACTGATACTACAAAGAGTACTGAACTGAAATTTCTAGACACTAAATGAGTAATTTGTGAATTAGAACTTAAGAGATATTGCTCAATACAACAAACAGAAGAGTATCCTCAATGGAATTATCTTCATAAAAAACGAGAATTCCTATTAAGTTaaaaagagccagttttttttaGGGAAACTGGCTCTCTCAAATCCCCCACTACCTCGTTACAGGCTCCACttattatatttaagaaaatatatTGCATGCATTTCCATTTGGCTTTTATTCAGATAAATCAGGTGGCATTCAGTTGTTAACTTAAATAATATCTCTTCTACTACCAACAATCATCAAATTTAATGCCAATATGTAAATGAATCGGCATTACTGCACTACAGTATTTCCAGTTAATTTCTGGCACAAATGCACTTGTATATTAAAACTTAAGAACATTTTTCCACTCAAATAAAATGTAAATGTTACAGATCTGAAAGTTAGCATATATACAGCGTAGTGTCGCAGAACTGTGTTCCTAACCGAAATGCTGTGAAGGCACACACTACTTAATACAGACAACCCCCTACACCAGAGACAAGTGCACGCACCAATTACACATTGCTATGGAAACACAACATAGCAGGTTGACTCTAGTCTTTTGTATAGGAAATTGGTTTCTTCTTGAACCCAAATGACTTTCTTACAAAATGGCCACTCAACACAATGCAAGCTACCTCATAAATCTATGCCATATATTCTACTGCATAATGCAAACTTTTACAGCTGAATtccatataaaatacaaaaatactGCTCCACACACTATACATGATTGCattaagagaaactttttttttttaaataaatgtgACCTTGACCTCACATTCATTATGTTGCTATGAATATCGATGCCACACCCCCATGAGGGGAGGGAGGAATTGAGAATGGAAATAAAGTTAAACAGCTTTACAAGAGACAATGATGGACACTTTGTTTTATGTTTACACAAATATTTTCTAACCCTATACAGAATAACCCTATTGTTATATATTATGCTAAATATTCTTTACATGTTGAGTCAGGTGATGCAAACTTGTGCAACCTGTCATGACAGTTCTCACtgcatgtttaaaaaaaattggtGGTGTCTTGCAAGACAATACAGTAATGTGAAAATTATTATACTACACTCTCTTTACCATATCTATCATTACTACTAAAAGACGACTCAATTTGGTGATTCACCTTTCCTGATAGAGGTGTCCTTCACATTTCCAACACATTTCAGCCACTCTCAAACCTTATGAGACATTAGTAGCACTTGAAACTGATGTTGGTTCACTTATGACAGGTGTGAAGCAGCCACCAGCTGGTTTGCTATAATAAACGTGAGGCAGTGTTACTTGTTGTTTAGCTACCGAAGGCGAGAAACTGATATTAACTTTGTTTTTAAACGATTGGGTAAATGGTTAAGTAGTGTCAAAAAGCAAAACAAGGAAAATTCAGAAGCCTAGTAACAGGCAAAGAAAAAAGTAAAAAGTAGAGAAAATTGTAAATTTGGTTGCTGGAAAGACAATGCAAACAATGTCCATTTTACTACCCTGGTGAAACTGGTGACTGACACCAAAGTGTCCTGACGGCTGGAGAGAATTATATTACAAAGTACAACCAATGCAAAAGAAACTGCAGGCAATAAAAATAGGGAATAAAACTATTTAGTGAATGAAAATTTGAATAAATTGGCTGAAGAACACTACTCCCTTACTTGCTGCTGCTCAACTCCTTTAATTATTCATTATTAAAAAACTTTAAATTTAAAAATCAACTGAAAATATCAATTAAAATACCCTGCAATGAAACTTGTACCAAAACACAGTGTCAGTAACCACACTTGACATGAACTCTCAGTCACTGGGGAACACGAAGGAAAATAAAACATTCCATGATCTATTTACCCAGTGATAACTTACACAGTAATGTGCAAGGGGGTGCAAATGTTAGTGTAGACACATGGCTGTCCAGGCTAATTTGAAGTGGCCACAGCAAGCAACTGAAGCAGCTCTAGCAGTGTATAAAAATCTAAGTTTGTACCCACTATGTATCTACATACACTACCACTACAATTTGTGGCCAATTTAAAAGGCATGCCTTAAAAATATTAAATCCTTATCAATCTAAACAGTACTGATGATGCACAAGCCCTCGATATCCAACAAAGCCAAGATATGTGGCATGCTTTGCCACACTGGCAACCTTTTAATTGATAACTCACTGATATACCCTAGCCTCGTATACCACCTCAAATATCCTAATAAACTTACTATGCCACAGCTAGACGCAAATGACACTGCTGCAACACATACCCTGACTGACTCATAATTAGTCTCCATTTACCTACAGAAATACTCCtaatacataaaatatatatagtattcAGCACTTTTCTCTGTCAGAACAAGTGTTTCTTAACTTGGAATTATGCATCTACAATTGGGTTGTAATATATCATTACTCCATTCTCAATTCTCATGTGTGGAGCTCCTCACTTGGAAAGATTAGATTAACATTATGGGGAAAACGGacaaatttctttctgtaaattaaCTCAAGGTACAGTTTTCAGGAATTCACTAAAtaccaaaatattaataaaatgtTATAACAAACCCTTCACTAGTAATTTGCTTTATATTTTTGTTAGTGGGATTTAGGCCTTAGGGCAGGTAGTGGAACGAGTTAGGGTACTGAGTACAACAGTTTCCCTAAAATATGATTCACAAATTGTTTTACACTCAGGTCCCCAATAACTGTTAGGGGGTTAACAGTGTAGAACAGTGACAGAATGGTGTCCAACTGTTCAACGCTGCCCAGTCTTTGATCGCAGACATACTTATTTTATAATCATGTTTCTTATGAACAAGAAAACTTTCCTGATATCTATCAATTGTGTTATAGTGGTGGAACCTGAAAGATCAATTAGAAATGGAATAGCTTTTAGTGTTTTCCAAATCCAGTTTTTATATTAAATAAGTGAGGTAGTTACCACTTGTTTGAACTGAAAGAAAGTATTCAGAAATGAGGCTTGCTTTAGCAGGCATATATTTTTATCAATATAACAAATCAAGTAAATATATGAATACCAAAAAAAAGTGGGAAAAATAGAGACCAGCAGGTGGTGTGTACACATGAACATAGCCAAAAAACCCTGCATGTAGGCACGAAACATCTTTTGCTTCTCCTAAGGCCCACTGTTCAAAAGCCTATTAATATATGCAAACTGAAAATGTTAAATAATATATCAATACTACTCAACCTTTGAAATAGGTAATAGAGAAAATACTTGGCTAGGCAACAAACTTGTTACATTTCAGTGTGTAGTCCACACCTCCCCAGCAAAACATGGGTGTAAATTTACCATGATGGAATGATTTAAAAATAGATGTTGTGAATAATATGCATAAGTTTAGAGCCTCAACAATTTAAACAAAAAAAGATACTTCAAAGGAATCCAGCCACCAGTCCTGCTAATTATGACATGACTATGACATACAGGTCTCTCAGTACCTTCAGTTTACAAAGTAACATAATAAATGAAAAAGCACACATAACAGTTGTCAAGGAAtttatcaatcattgcaaattgTAGTGGAAATTTTCAATGTCCCACAGTTGAAATTTGCCACTGTAGTTGATAATGGGAGTTCACAGCAAACTATATCAGCAATTTTCAACTGTGTCCCACAGCCTACCATCCCTAAGTGATTAGTGAAGCCAGTAGAAAATACAATTTGATCATCAATGATCCCTTACATCTATTTCTCAGTGGTTTTGCGAGATCTTTTACTAGTTTCACCTTTGGATCCCTCTTTCCAATTTTGAATTAAAGACAAGACACTGTCAAGCTCCTTTTCATTGGCTTTCTTCTCGGCTTCAATAACTGCCacctttctgtcatactcttctttGAGTATCTGAATCTTTTCATCGCACTGTAGATTCTTGTTGTTTAATTTGACTAACAAATTTGTTAATTCTCTGAGACTTTTCTGACCCATATTGAGTGACTGATCCTTGAATGAACCTGATGCTCTAGCACTTGCTTGTTCTTGAGATTTATTTCGGTTTCTTGATCTTGTATCCGAGAAATCCTCAATTGCTGGCAGCGGTGAAGCGGTAACAACTTCCCTTGGCATCAAACAAGAGCCATCATTCTGAAGCTCACTTTGAAATGGCATTGCAATTACTTGATCAGGATTATCTGAGTCGGGAATTTCTTGCTTAATATTTGCTTCAACATTAGTGTGTGCATAACCTGTTTCGTCCCCTGCATTttggactgtggcaacactgttaCGGTCAGAGTTACTCAGCACATCATCAGGATTCCCAGAAGAGTAATTTGCAGTGGGGAGCATTGATGACATCTGTGACTGCGCCATATATAGTGGTAAAACAGCTGGTGCCAAAGGATACACGGGGATTGGAGCAGTGTATGCACCTACATTGGGTAATATGTTCATTGACACATCTGGAGGGATTTCTACCATATGCTCAGGGCTATCTGGCTTTTCTTGTTTTACTGGCACGTCTTCAACTGGACTTGCTCTGTCAACATCAACTGCTAAACGCCCTCTCTTTTTACCATACCCCCTGCCGCCCCCGCGCTTTCTCTTAGTTCCTCGCCTTGAATTACTCTCATCCGATATTTGGACAATTGGCTCCAGCAAACTCATGTTCCACTCTTTGCTGTCGTCTTCCCAGTCATCAGGTACTGCGGAGAACCAGTCCTCCTCCTCGTCACTCATGAACTGATCGTTCTTCCTGTTGAGAAAAGATGCAATTAAAATATTAAACTCAATTTGAATAATAATTGGAATCATAACAAAAATGCAAAATATAAGGAAACTGTCAAGATGAGGACCACAATGAACCAACACCTGGCACATACAACGGAGTGTTGAGGACCACAATGAACCAACTCCTGGCACATACAACGGAGTGTTGAGGACCACAATGAATCAACACCTGGCACATACAACAGAGTTGAGGACCACAATGAATCAACACCTGGCACATACAACTGAGAGTTGAGGACCACAATGAACCAACACCTGGCACATACAACGGAGACTTGAGGGCCACAATGAACCAACACCTGGCACATACAACGGAGACTTGAGGACCACAATGAACCAATACCTGGCGAGTACAAAATAGTTCAAAACACTTTATAATGGTTAATAGAAGAGAGTGTTAGTGATGGCACATCAGGGCTCAAAGAAAAAAGGCCTAACATAAGAAACAAAAGTGGACATAATAATGCACTTAAAGCAAGGAGAAATTTTAACACAGATTGCACGTGTGTATTGAGTAAGCCACTCAACATTAAGCACCAGTAATGAAGACAAGGATACAATTTTAGAACATGTTAAGGGGAACACCAGTGCTATTATTGTAACACCACAAATGTTTTATTCACTGATATAAGCAGAGTCAGTTTACTCAAGAAATTGTGTCATCAGTCTGTCGGTCATTGACAATAGCAAAGTCACACCTCAGAGGTGCTAATGTTCAAGGTTGGGGGAAGGTTAGGTTGTGTCAGGTGGCCTTGAGTTATGCTTAGCTGATGGATGCAGATGGTGGCTTGTGTTCTATCCATCGAACTAGCTGCCTTATCTGGTGTGATAACAAGATACTTGTACATGGGGATTCTCTCACATGGGGATGGAGCTTAGCTCTTGGCTTCTCTTTACAAGGCGAGCAATTGCACATTGACGAGGAGATAGAGATTTTATTTACCTCCGAGATGGAGCCCTCTCCCCACTTCAGATTTATTTCCAAGGTGGAGCAAGGGGCTCCACCATTGAGGATTCAACTCTGGTGGCTGGATACTACTCAGGCGTGTCCAGGCCAGGAGGGAGCCTTGACTGACAACTGTGCTCCCCCCTCTCTAAACTTATACCGAGACCTTTGGTGAGTTTGGGTGAGACGTATTTTGTGTTCCTAAATTATATGTTGTGAAATTTCAGGGGCAGTCCACAATATTGATCTCAATTTCTTGGTCAGTGATTCTGATTCTTATAGTGTTGATATGGGTAACTCAAGGGTAAATAATTGTCCATTAATTTTATTGACTTAACATGAACctgtataatataataataaatgaaTAATCTCTTAATTTATTTTTAACAATCTTTAAATCTGATcaagtaattatcaagagaaggATTCATTTGTTAAGAGATGGAGTGAAAGGCACCATGAGGAATATACTTATTAAGGAAAAAGATATTGCAGTGATTGTATATTATCATCAAGTAGAGATAACCGTGGAAAATAAGAAGAGTGCCATTTCTTGTCTTAAAATACTTAATTAGATAATGACAGCTCTACCCTTCATCTCAtctgatctctctctctactcttccTCTTATTTTCTCTTCCACCTCCCTTTCTCCATCTTGCTCTTCCTCCCTCTATGATGTTCATCCTCTCTCCTTTTCCTCTCTAGCTCTGTACTTCCACATGGGTTATCGCTTCCCATTTTTCAATTATCCCCAATCTATTCACTTTCAACTACTTGTTACATTATTTCTGACACGGAAAAGCTAGAGTTATTACCTTCTACATCCTCATTTTCCAATAATTAAATCTCTCTCCTCAATAATTGACAAATCCAAAAAGAAAGGCAATTCCAATGTTCAGGGTAAATAAAATCTGTTTATGCAACATTATATTTTAAATATGACCCCTTTTTAGCATATTTATTGCATTTATAGCATTGCACTTAAGGAAACTAGTGTTCCAGGTAATGACCAATCAATTTCCAATGGAAAATAAGAAACGTATTTCTGCTATAAGTTGAGGACCACGATGTGTTTCTTATTGTATCTATGCTCTAGAGCATTTATTTCTGAGCAATTTGACACAAACATCATAATTATAATACACTAAATAATTTGAAAACAcacaatatataaaaatatacacCTTGCTGAGCAAGGAGGCAAGCATGATGGATCAAATTAGATAAGTGACCAAGCAGAAGGCTGGTTCAACATACGCTAGTGTTAAGCACCCAGTGCCACTTGCTGCTTAATATGACCAAAAGATGTTAAATACAAACAATATACCATGGTGTAATTTAAATTGGTGCAGGTCATTCATTACAGCCACTGATCACTTAGGTCTCACTCATGTTATCATCCTTACAATCTTCTGTCTTACTCGCATTCTGAAAGCACCTTGGAGTAGCTGGCCAATACGTTACACAAGTGCACCCTActtccattatcaccaccacacaatagttTAAATTTATCCTCATCTTTACCAGCTCGTGATCAATAAATGCTGCTAATCTTAATACCACTAGTGTAACATCTCTCAGAGATGCTCAACATGCCCACCTTTAGTGGAACACTTTATTTAGTCATGGTTAAACAATGTGGGAGCTAGGATATAAAGAAAGAATGCAAAGGTTATAAAGGAAAACCTCatcagtatagcaaaacctaacATTGATTACTACTCTAATGCAATGCTCTTTGAAGAAGCCCTGGACTGTAAATAACTGTATAAATAGACAGTAAACAACTTCCCAGTTAACTTAGAAATGCAATTGAAGGAGACTCGCAACAATGCTTGTGACATTTATATTTTTTACATTTCAGATTAGCATTATCTGTTTGGCTCTAGATGAGCAGCAGTTTGAAGCTTCAGTACAGCCAAGGTTAGAAAGTAAAAAACCATTTGCTTTATTTTGTCATCCCGTTCCTAACAAAGGAGTTATAAGACAAGGAGCTGTCTTGGCACACGTAATTTAAGAGAAATTAACAA is a window encoding:
- the LOC123744848 gene encoding uncharacterized protein isoform X1; protein product: MTSMGKVALEVRELYLSKFVKMSPYICNAMSPRVLLLRLNPMMIDKYTTESTGNGSGFWGAPPNDQISRKNDQFMSDEEEDWFSAVPDDWEDDSKEWNMSLLEPIVQISDESNSRRGTKRKRGGGRGYGKKRGRLAVDVDRASPVEDVPVKQEKPDSPEHMVEIPPDVSMNILPNVGAYTAPIPVYPLAPAVLPLYMAQSQMSSMLPTANYSSGNPDDVLSNSDRNSVATVQNAGDETGYAHTNVEANIKQEIPDSDNPDQVIAMPFQSELQNDGSCLMPREVVTASPLPAIEDFSDTRSRNRNKSQEQASARASGSFKDQSLNMGQKSLRELTNLLVKLNNKNLQCDEKIQILKEEYDRKVAVIEAEKKANEKELDSVLSLIQNWKEGSKGETSKRSRKTTEK
- the LOC123744848 gene encoding uncharacterized protein isoform X3 yields the protein MRRGHEEARLPLPARERKNDQFMSDEEEDWFSAVPDDWEDDSKEWNMSLLEPIVQISDESNSRRGTKRKRGGGRGYGKKRGRLAVDVDRASPVEDVPVKQEKPDSPEHMVEIPPDVSMNILPNVGAYTAPIPVYPLAPAVLPLYMAQSQMSSMLPTANYSSGNPDDVLSNSDRNSVATVQNAGDETGYAHTNVEANIKQEIPDSDNPDQVIAMPFQSELQNDGSCLMPREVVTASPLPAIEDFSDTRSRNRNKSQEQASARASGSFKDQSLNMGQKSLRELTNLLVKLNNKNLQCDEKIQILKEEYDRKVAVIEAEKKANEKELDSVLSLIQNWKEGSKGETSKRSRKTTEK
- the LOC123744848 gene encoding uncharacterized protein isoform X4; amino-acid sequence: MSDEEEDWFSAVPDDWEDDSKEWNMSLLEPIVQISDESNSRRGTKRKRGGGRGYGKKRGRLAVDVDRASPVEDVPVKQEKPDSPEHMVEIPPDVSMNILPNVGAYTAPIPVYPLAPAVLPLYMAQSQMSSMLPTANYSSGNPDDVLSNSDRNSVATVQNAGDETGYAHTNVEANIKQEIPDSDNPDQVIAMPFQSELQNDGSCLMPREVVTASPLPAIEDFSDTRSRNRNKSQEQASARASGSFKDQSLNMGQKSLRELTNLLVKLNNKNLQCDEKIQILKEEYDRKVAVIEAEKKANEKELDSVLSLIQNWKEGSKGETSKRSRKTTEK
- the LOC123744848 gene encoding uncharacterized protein isoform X2 — encoded protein: MTSMGKVALEVRELYLSKFVKMSPYICNAMSPRVLLLRLNPMMIDKYTTESTGKNDQFMSDEEEDWFSAVPDDWEDDSKEWNMSLLEPIVQISDESNSRRGTKRKRGGGRGYGKKRGRLAVDVDRASPVEDVPVKQEKPDSPEHMVEIPPDVSMNILPNVGAYTAPIPVYPLAPAVLPLYMAQSQMSSMLPTANYSSGNPDDVLSNSDRNSVATVQNAGDETGYAHTNVEANIKQEIPDSDNPDQVIAMPFQSELQNDGSCLMPREVVTASPLPAIEDFSDTRSRNRNKSQEQASARASGSFKDQSLNMGQKSLRELTNLLVKLNNKNLQCDEKIQILKEEYDRKVAVIEAEKKANEKELDSVLSLIQNWKEGSKGETSKRSRKTTEK